CGCGGGACGACCGTCCGGACGTCGATCCGACCGCCGACGCCGCGAGCGATCGCGGACAGCGGCTCGGACTCGTCGCGGACGACGATCTCGAGTTCGGCGACGCTGTCGGCGAGCAGGGCGCGCTTGCGCTCGAGCGCGCCGATCGCGTGGCCGGCGACGCTCGCGAGGTGCGTACAAGCGTCCCGCAGGTCCTCGTCGAACGCCGCCGGCCGGGTCGCGTACGCGGTCAGCGTCCCGTACTGGAACTCGTCGTGCTCGATCGGGACGCTCAGCGCCGCGCGGAAGCCCCGCTCGAGCGCCTCGCGGTGCACGTCGGCGGTGGCGACCGCTTCGAGATCGTCGACGATCGTCGGCTCGCGGCTCGTCGCAGTCCGGACGGCCGGATCGTCTGCATCCGACTCGAGCGGGAGCGACGCCGACTCGAGGAACTCGCCGTCGCGACCGGCCCACGTCGCGGCGATCAGCGTCTCGCGGCCCGCAGCGGTTCGGCCGATCCACGCCAGTTCGACGCCGCCGCCGTCGCGGTCGCGGTTGCCATCGTCCGCGGACGAGAGCGACAGCACGCCGTCGCAGAGGCGCCGTTCGACCCCCTCGCGAGTCTCCGCCGCGAGCAGGTCGCGCTCGCACGCCCGGAGTTGCTCGTCGCGGGCGAGAGCCGACTCGAGACGCGTGCGGTCGCGGCGGCAGTCGCGAGCGCGGGCCCGCTCCGCGAGCCGGTCGAGGGCGAGCGACGCCGCGTCCGCGAGCGCGGCCGGGGCGTCGAGATCCAGCGCCTCGAAGGCCATCGGCTCGGTGCTGGTCGCCAGCGCGACCGCGCGGTCGTCGACCGGGACGGCGAGCACGCGCTCGGCCCGGATTCCGGAGCGGGCCAGCGCCGGCTCGAGCGCCGAGCGGTCGTAGACGGTCGGCTCGTCGACGGCGAAGGGGTCCGCGCTCGCGCCAGCACTGCTCTCGTCGCGATCGCCGTCGTCGAACGCCGGCGGGTCCCGCTCGATCGGCGGGAGTTCGACCGCCGGCCGTCCGTCGCGGGTCGTCATCGCCGCGGGCCTGAGTCGGTCTTCGTCGACGAGGTACCAGGCAGCCAACTCGGCGTCGGCGGCGGCGCGAAGCCCGTCGACGACGGCCCGGCGGACGTCCGCCTCGGTCTCCGCGCGAGCCAGGTCGGCGAGCGCGTCCCGAACGGACGAGAGCGCGGCGGCCCCGGACCGACGTCGGTCGCGGACGACGCAGAGCGTCCGCTCTCGCTCGTCGTCGGGCAGCGGCGCGACGAAGACGTCGACGGGCCGTCCGTCTCCCGCCTCGAGACCGCCGGACTCGCTCGACTCTGCCGCCGCGTCCGACTCGAGCCGTCCGGTGATCGGTTCCATCCAGCGAACGATCGGCGAGCGTGCGCGCTCGCGAACCGTCGCCGCGAGATCGTCGTCGAACAGCGCGTCGACCTCCCGGCCGACGAGCGTCGTCGCGTCGGCGAGTTCGAGCAGCGCCGCGTTCGCCAGTTCGATCGTGTCGCCCTCGAGGACGGCCACCCCGTCCTCGAGCGCGTCGATCGTCGACTCGAGGAGGTCGAGGCGGTCGCGCTCCCGCCGTCCCCGCGCCGGCTCGCCCGCCGACGTCTCGGGTGGCTGCACGTCGCGAGCGAGGACCGTCAGCCCGTCGTCGTCGGGTGCGGCCAGCACCTCGAGCCGGCGGTCGTCGATCGCCGCGTCGAACCGGACGGTCGATCCGGTCGTCGCGGCCTCCCGAAGCCGACTGGAAAACGTTTCACGGACCGTTTCCGGCAGCAGACGCCAGACGAGGGTCCCCGGCCGCGGCTCGCCGTCGAAGAACTGCCGCGCCGCCGGGTTCGCGTACCGGAGCTCCCAGTCGGGTCCGAGCGCGAACACCGGTCCCGGGAGGCGGTCGACCGCTGCTCGAATGCCCTCGTCACGTCCGGCGAGGCCGACGGCAGTGACGGTGACGACGAGCCCGTCGATCGACGGGTCCGCGAGGCGATCGGCACAGGTCAGTTCGACGAGCCGCCACCGCCCGTCGGCGTCGCGCAGCCGCAGCGTCCGTCGCTCGCTCGAGCCGAACGGCGCCGCCGCGACGGCAGCGAGCAGGTCTCGAACGCCGTCGCGGTCGTCGGGATGGACGAGCCGGGGGAACGCGGTGCGCTCGAGTTCGTCCGGCGTGTACCCCAGCCGCGACTCGACGGCGGGGCTCGCGTACGTGATCGCACCGTCCTCGTCGACGGTCAACACGAGCGCGTCGGACCCCTCGAGGACGGCGCGGGCGCGCCGGTCCGTCTCGGGCGTCTCGGCGGCGAGTCGGCCGCGCTGTGCGGCGTTTCGAACGCGAGCCGCGACGACGGCGCTCGAGTCGTCGGTTTCGACGACGTCGGTCGCGCCGGCCTCGAGCGCCCGGTCGGCCGACGCGCCGTCCGCGACGGCGACGATGGGCGCGTCGGTTCGTGCCGCGAGGCGCTCGAGCCGGGAGGGGCCATTCCCGCGGTCCGCGTTAGCGCGGTCGGCCCGAAACTCGCAGACGAGACAGTGAACGTCGGTTTCGGCCAGGCGCTCGAGTGCGTCCGCAACCGACCGTGCCCTGACCAGCGCGGCCGAATCGAACGCCGCGGCGAGAGCGTCCACCGTGCGGTCGATC
The DNA window shown above is from Halopiger xanaduensis SH-6 and carries:
- a CDS encoding bacterio-opsin activator domain-containing protein; this translates as MSDGATATVGDVVRVLVVGDSPRIDRTVDALAAAFDSAALVRARSVADALERLAETDVHCLVCEFRADRANADRGNGPSRLERLAARTDAPIVAVADGASADRALEAGATDVVETDDSSAVVAARVRNAAQRGRLAAETPETDRRARAVLEGSDALVLTVDEDGAITYASPAVESRLGYTPDELERTAFPRLVHPDDRDGVRDLLAAVAAAPFGSSERRTLRLRDADGRWRLVELTCADRLADPSIDGLVVTVTAVGLAGRDEGIRAAVDRLPGPVFALGPDWELRYANPAARQFFDGEPRPGTLVWRLLPETVRETFSSRLREAATTGSTVRFDAAIDDRRLEVLAAPDDDGLTVLARDVQPPETSAGEPARGRRERDRLDLLESTIDALEDGVAVLEGDTIELANAALLELADATTLVGREVDALFDDDLAATVRERARSPIVRWMEPITGRLESDAAAESSESGGLEAGDGRPVDVFVAPLPDDERERTLCVVRDRRRSGAAALSSVRDALADLARAETEADVRRAVVDGLRAAADAELAAWYLVDEDRLRPAAMTTRDGRPAVELPPIERDPPAFDDGDRDESSAGASADPFAVDEPTVYDRSALEPALARSGIRAERVLAVPVDDRAVALATSTEPMAFEALDLDAPAALADAASLALDRLAERARARDCRRDRTRLESALARDEQLRACERDLLAAETREGVERRLCDGVLSLSSADDGNRDRDGGGVELAWIGRTAAGRETLIAATWAGRDGEFLESASLPLESDADDPAVRTATSREPTIVDDLEAVATADVHREALERGFRAALSVPIEHDEFQYGTLTAYATRPAAFDEDLRDACTHLASVAGHAIGALERKRALLADSVAELEIVVRDESEPLSAIARGVGGRIDVRTVVPRTSGGSTVYCTVADADAETIRTTLEGISAVESFREVGDEDDGDDGDDANGGTGGNRAPFEIRLSESTVAETLAEYGGVLRSIAPVDDRARLVIELASTVDVRSFVRTIERTHPGTELAARRERDRSVPPARPFDAELRDRLSDRQLRTLEAAYYGGFFDWPRESTGEEVAETLGVSQPTFSRHLRLAQHKLFELLFDERDEE